The Pseudomonas allokribbensis genome has a window encoding:
- a CDS encoding penicillin acylase family protein: MASPALSHFLPRFGVAAAVTGVLSLSGCQTWNAQDTLPPTSGVQPLKGLAQNVSVRRNAMGMPLIESNSFHDALFALGYVHASDRINQMVTLRLLAQGRLAEMSGSSMLDADRYMRAVNLKKSAGELYKASSPRLKRFFEVYARGVNAYLFRYADKLPGDLASSGYKPEYWKPEDSALIFCLLNFSQSANLPEEIASLVLAQTVTTDKLAWLTPSAPDENLPVAEADKLQGIKLNGQIPGLSELSNASEQLAAMNLLGASTSNNWAIAPQRSRSGKSLLASDSHGPLAAPSLWSFVQIHAPKYQAAGVTVAGLPMVLGGFNGKVAWSLTSVFGDNQDLFLEKIRRQGSSLTYEVNGKWQPLGVRNETYFVKGQRPIREAVYETRHGALLNSAQAAAQGAGFGLALQTPSFTDDKSLDAFFDLSRAQTVERASDASREIRAIALNLVFADASNIGWQVTGRFPNRREGEGLLPSPGWEGRYDWDGYADPMLHPYDQDPSQGWLGTANQRVIPHGYGMQLSNSWAAPERGERLAELAGGAKHDGRSMIAMQYDQTTTFAAKLKKMFEAPGMAQPLKQAIDALPEADRSKAREAFTRLMAFDGKLSPTSADAAIYELFLQESMKQIFLDELGPQSSPAWKAFIANGDLSYAAQADHLLGREDSPFWDDARTPQKEDKPAILARSLAAAISAGDSQLGGDHKAWQWGKLHRYEWKNASGQTVRGPLAAGGDHTTLNTAAFAWGQDFNTTRAPSMRFIVDFGQSEPLMGQNGTGQSGNPVSPNYLNGIDPWLKGQYIGLPMQPQNFDRVYGKTRLTLTPGK, from the coding sequence ATGGCCTCGCCAGCCCTTTCACATTTTCTTCCCCGGTTCGGCGTTGCCGCAGCAGTGACCGGTGTCTTGAGCCTCTCCGGTTGCCAGACCTGGAACGCTCAGGACACCCTCCCGCCCACCTCCGGCGTACAGCCGCTCAAGGGCCTGGCGCAGAACGTTTCGGTACGCCGCAATGCCATGGGCATGCCGCTGATCGAAAGCAACAGCTTCCATGACGCGTTGTTCGCCCTCGGCTACGTGCACGCCAGCGACCGCATCAATCAAATGGTCACCCTGCGCCTGCTGGCCCAGGGTCGTCTGGCGGAAATGTCCGGTTCGTCGATGCTCGACGCCGACCGCTACATGCGCGCCGTCAACCTGAAGAAAAGCGCTGGCGAGCTGTACAAGGCCTCGTCGCCACGGCTCAAGCGCTTCTTCGAGGTCTATGCGCGGGGCGTCAACGCCTACCTGTTCCGCTACGCCGACAAGTTGCCGGGTGATCTGGCCTCCAGTGGCTACAAGCCGGAGTACTGGAAACCGGAAGATTCGGCGCTGATTTTCTGCCTGCTGAACTTCAGCCAGTCGGCCAACCTGCCGGAAGAAATCGCTTCACTGGTGCTGGCGCAGACCGTCACCACCGACAAACTCGCGTGGCTGACCCCGTCCGCCCCTGACGAAAACCTGCCGGTGGCCGAAGCTGACAAGTTGCAAGGCATCAAGCTCAACGGGCAGATTCCCGGCCTGAGCGAACTGAGCAACGCCAGCGAACAACTGGCGGCGATGAACCTGCTCGGCGCCAGCACTTCGAACAACTGGGCGATTGCCCCGCAACGCAGCCGCAGCGGCAAAAGCCTGCTGGCCAGCGACAGTCATGGGCCGCTGGCCGCGCCGTCGCTGTGGAGTTTCGTGCAGATTCACGCACCGAAATATCAGGCCGCCGGCGTGACCGTCGCCGGTCTGCCGATGGTGCTGGGCGGATTCAACGGCAAAGTGGCGTGGAGCCTGACCAGCGTGTTCGGCGACAACCAGGACCTGTTCCTGGAAAAAATCCGTCGCCAGGGCAGCAGCCTGACCTACGAGGTCAACGGCAAATGGCAGCCACTGGGCGTGCGCAACGAAACCTATTTCGTCAAAGGCCAGCGGCCGATTCGCGAAGCGGTGTACGAAACCCGCCACGGCGCGCTGCTCAACAGTGCCCAGGCCGCTGCTCAAGGCGCAGGTTTCGGCCTGGCATTGCAGACCCCGAGCTTCACCGATGACAAATCCCTCGATGCGTTTTTCGATCTGAGCCGCGCGCAAACCGTTGAACGCGCGTCCGACGCCAGCCGGGAAATCCGCGCCATCGCGCTGAACCTGGTATTTGCCGATGCCAGCAACATCGGTTGGCAAGTCACTGGACGTTTCCCGAATCGCCGTGAAGGCGAAGGTTTGTTGCCATCGCCGGGCTGGGAAGGTCGCTACGACTGGGACGGTTACGCCGACCCGATGCTGCACCCCTACGATCAGGACCCGAGCCAAGGCTGGCTCGGCACCGCCAACCAGCGCGTCATTCCTCACGGCTACGGCATGCAACTGTCCAACTCCTGGGCAGCGCCGGAACGTGGCGAGCGCCTGGCCGAACTGGCCGGCGGCGCCAAGCATGACGGCCGCAGCATGATCGCCATGCAGTACGACCAGACCACCACCTTCGCCGCCAAGCTGAAGAAGATGTTCGAAGCCCCGGGCATGGCGCAGCCGCTGAAACAGGCGATCGACGCCCTGCCGGAAGCCGACCGCAGCAAGGCCCGCGAGGCCTTCACCCGTCTGATGGCGTTCGACGGCAAGCTCAGCCCGACTTCCGCTGACGCGGCGATCTACGAGCTGTTCCTGCAGGAAAGCATGAAGCAGATCTTCCTCGACGAGCTTGGCCCGCAAAGCAGCCCGGCGTGGAAGGCGTTTATCGCCAATGGCGATCTGTCCTACGCCGCCCAGGCCGACCACCTGCTGGGCCGCGAAGACAGTCCGTTCTGGGACGACGCCCGCACGCCGCAAAAAGAAGACAAACCGGCCATCCTCGCCCGCAGTCTGGCGGCAGCGATCAGCGCCGGCGACAGTCAGTTGGGTGGCGATCACAAAGCCTGGCAGTGGGGCAAACTGCACCGCTACGAGTGGAAGAATGCCAGCGGCCAGACCGTTCGTGGCCCGCTCGCGGCCGGTGGCGATCACACGACGTTGAATACGGCGGCGTTTGCCTGGGGTCAGGACTTCAACACCACTCGTGCGCCATCGATGCGCTTTATCGTCGACTTCGGTCAGAGCGAACCGCTGATGGGCCAGAACGGTACGGGGCAATCGGGTAACCCGGTGAGCCCGAACTACCTGAACGGCATCGATCCGTGGCTCAAGGGCCAGTACATCGGCCTGCCGATGCAGCCGCAGAACTTTGATCGGGTGTATGGCAAGACGCGGTTGACCCTCACTCCCGGCAAGTAA
- a CDS encoding glutathione binding-like protein encodes MIDLYYWTTPNGHKISLFLEEAGLRYNVHPINISQGEQFQPHFLKIAPNNRIPAIVDHEPADGGEPLSLFESGAILLYLAEKTGKFLPKDLRGRQVALQWLFWQMGGLGPMAGQNHHFSQFAPEKIPYAIKRYIDETARLYGVLDKQLAHNEFVAGSEYSIADMAIYPWIVSHKWQSQNLEDFPNVQRWFNHIKDRPATVKAYALVQKINPPKA; translated from the coding sequence ATGATCGACCTGTATTACTGGACCACGCCCAACGGCCACAAGATTTCCCTGTTCCTCGAAGAGGCCGGCCTGCGCTACAACGTGCACCCGATCAACATCAGCCAGGGCGAGCAGTTCCAGCCGCACTTCCTGAAGATCGCCCCGAACAATCGCATCCCGGCCATCGTCGATCATGAACCGGCCGATGGCGGCGAGCCGTTGTCACTGTTCGAGTCCGGGGCGATTCTGTTGTACCTCGCGGAAAAGACCGGAAAGTTCCTGCCCAAGGATCTGCGTGGTCGCCAGGTGGCGCTGCAATGGCTGTTCTGGCAGATGGGCGGGCTGGGGCCGATGGCCGGGCAGAATCATCACTTCAGCCAGTTCGCCCCGGAAAAAATCCCCTACGCGATCAAGCGCTACATCGATGAAACCGCCCGTTTGTACGGGGTGCTGGACAAGCAACTGGCCCACAATGAGTTCGTCGCCGGCAGCGAATACAGCATCGCCGACATGGCGATCTACCCGTGGATCGTCTCCCACAAATGGCAGAGCCAGAACCTGGAAGACTTCCCGAATGTGCAGCGCTGGTTCAACCACATCAAGGATCGCCCGGCGACCGTGAAGGCCTACGCGCTGGTGCAGAAGATCAATCCGCCGAAGGCCTGA
- a CDS encoding cysteine hydrolase family protein encodes MELKANAALIIIDQQKGILEPRLGRRNNPLAEERILDLLNFWRRSGRPVIHVQHLSRSPDSVFWPEQSGVEFQERFLPQDGEWLIRKQVPDAFCATGLEAKLREAGIEQLVIVGVATNNSVESTARTAGNLGFDAWVAEDACFTFDKADYFGTPRSAEEVHGMSLGNLHGEYATVVGTEQILAAG; translated from the coding sequence ATGGAGCTTAAGGCCAACGCTGCACTGATCATCATCGACCAGCAAAAAGGCATTCTGGAGCCGCGTCTGGGGCGGCGGAATAATCCGTTGGCCGAAGAGCGAATCCTCGACTTGCTGAACTTTTGGCGGCGCAGCGGGCGGCCGGTGATCCACGTGCAGCACTTGTCGCGCTCGCCGGATTCGGTGTTCTGGCCCGAGCAGTCAGGTGTGGAATTTCAGGAAAGGTTTTTGCCGCAGGACGGCGAATGGCTGATCCGGAAACAGGTGCCGGACGCGTTTTGTGCGACGGGACTTGAAGCGAAGTTGCGTGAGGCGGGAATCGAGCAACTGGTGATCGTCGGCGTGGCCACCAACAATTCAGTGGAGTCCACGGCGCGCACAGCGGGCAATCTGGGGTTTGATGCGTGGGTGGCGGAGGATGCGTGCTTTACCTTCGACAAGGCCGATTATTTCGGCACGCCGCGTTCGGCTGAAGAGGTGCACGGGATGTCGCTGGGGAATTTGCATGGGGAATATGCGACGGTGGTTGGCACTGAGCAGATTCTGGCAGCAGGCTGA
- a CDS encoding SEC-C metal-binding domain-containing protein codes for MTQQPHVHGPDCNHDHDHHHDHDHGHVHGPNCGHAHQEPVRNALKDVGRNDPCPCGNGKKFKKCHGA; via the coding sequence ATGACCCAGCAACCTCATGTCCATGGCCCTGACTGCAACCACGATCATGACCATCACCATGATCACGACCATGGCCATGTGCACGGCCCGAACTGCGGCCACGCCCACCAGGAACCGGTGCGCAACGCCTTGAAAGACGTCGGCCGCAACGACCCTTGCCCATGCGGCAACGGCAAGAAATTCAAGAAGTGCCACGGCGCTTGA
- a CDS encoding LEA type 2 family protein, whose translation MLGQWRTFKAFTLLMFLGISFSGLGGCTSWFADDTLDPAVHLVKVEVVRAKLLEQKFILHFRIDNPNDSDLTVRGLEYRVHLSDMLLAEGEHEHWITVGPKSSAFYKVPIRTNLWPKVKEVVKMLKNPHQQVPYRLQGEMETGLFIAHYVHLERNGVIIPADLITE comes from the coding sequence ATGCTCGGTCAATGGCGCACGTTCAAGGCTTTCACACTGCTCATGTTCCTGGGGATCAGCTTCTCGGGGCTCGGCGGCTGCACTTCATGGTTCGCCGACGACACCCTCGACCCTGCCGTGCATCTGGTGAAAGTCGAAGTGGTGCGCGCCAAGTTGCTGGAGCAGAAATTCATCCTGCACTTTCGCATCGACAACCCCAACGACAGTGACCTGACCGTGCGCGGCCTGGAATACCGCGTGCATCTGTCCGACATGTTGTTGGCCGAGGGCGAGCATGAGCACTGGATCACCGTCGGCCCCAAAAGCAGTGCTTTCTATAAAGTGCCGATCCGCACCAACCTGTGGCCGAAGGTCAAAGAGGTGGTGAAAATGCTGAAGAATCCACACCAGCAGGTTCCCTATCGCCTGCAGGGCGAGATGGAAACCGGTTTATTCATCGCCCACTACGTGCACCTGGAGCGCAATGGCGTGATAATCCCCGCCGATTTGATTACGGAGTGA
- a CDS encoding YchJ family protein, whose amino-acid sequence MSTAICPCGSGNLLDACCGHYHAGHPAPCAEALMRSRYSAYVLGLIDYLVATTLPAQQTGLDRQSISAWSASSTWLGLDVESSEVFGGQPEHAFVTFTARWHDSQGEHSHRERSSFVQNAGHWYFIDPTVQLKLGRNDACPCTSGQKFKKCCAGYFGS is encoded by the coding sequence ATGAGTACAGCCATTTGCCCTTGCGGCAGCGGCAACCTGCTGGATGCCTGCTGCGGCCATTATCATGCGGGCCATCCGGCACCGTGCGCCGAAGCCCTGATGCGCTCGCGCTACAGCGCCTACGTGCTGGGCCTGATCGATTACCTGGTGGCGACCACCCTGCCCGCCCAGCAGACAGGGCTCGATCGTCAGTCGATCAGCGCCTGGAGCGCTTCGAGCACGTGGCTCGGGCTGGACGTCGAAAGCTCGGAAGTCTTCGGCGGTCAGCCGGAACACGCCTTCGTCACCTTCACTGCGCGCTGGCACGACAGCCAGGGTGAGCACAGCCACCGCGAGCGCTCCTCGTTCGTGCAGAACGCCGGTCACTGGTACTTCATCGACCCGACCGTGCAGCTCAAACTGGGGCGCAACGATGCCTGCCCGTGCACCAGCGGCCAGAAGTTCAAGAAGTGCTGTGCGGGGTATTTCGGCAGCTGA
- a CDS encoding DUF6231 family protein produces the protein MNVALSSRTPQQALAALLDRYAPARLLLIGASEFPALAAFKDAHPDTRVAHAAPGALPAELAAQRFDLALVVDCLEHLPKRDGLNLLGGIRNLNASRIAVLADLSASGWQETDFYSLALQASERFARDEQVLTLFTYDLLDYKQVPDWLNSRFWANPENFGKYWW, from the coding sequence ATGAACGTCGCCCTGTCTTCCCGCACGCCACAGCAGGCACTGGCCGCCCTGCTGGACCGCTACGCCCCGGCCCGTCTGCTGCTGATCGGCGCCAGCGAATTCCCCGCACTGGCGGCGTTCAAGGACGCGCACCCGGACACCCGCGTCGCCCATGCCGCGCCCGGTGCCTTGCCGGCAGAACTGGCCGCACAGCGTTTCGACCTGGCGCTGGTGGTCGACTGCCTCGAACATTTGCCCAAGCGCGACGGCCTGAATCTGCTCGGCGGAATCCGCAACCTCAACGCCAGCCGCATCGCGGTGCTGGCGGACCTGTCGGCCAGCGGCTGGCAGGAAACGGACTTCTATTCACTGGCCCTGCAAGCCAGCGAGCGTTTTGCCCGCGACGAGCAGGTTCTGACCCTGTTCACCTATGATCTGCTTGACTACAAACAAGTCCCCGACTGGCTCAACTCGCGATTCTGGGCCAATCCGGAAAACTTCGGGAAATACTGGTGGTAA
- a CDS encoding OmpA family protein: MSIVRTALPLVLLTSVLTGCAGLQKTDWPTCAAVGGVVGAGLGATESSAWAGYGALLVGGTAAAYCWVHGDGDEDGDGVPDSRDKCPHTPKGVQVDADGCPPPAPAPVVEEAVVVKEETIVIRDVHFQFDKATLTPSDKQVLDKVATRLKQESSTARLTVTGHTDSVGSDAYNKKLSDRRAHSVVEYLIHDGVPRSSFVSVTGAGESQPVADNKTADGRALNRRTEIKIER; the protein is encoded by the coding sequence ATGAGCATAGTTCGGACAGCATTACCCTTGGTTCTGCTAACCAGTGTGTTGACTGGTTGCGCAGGTTTGCAGAAAACCGACTGGCCGACCTGTGCGGCAGTCGGCGGTGTCGTCGGAGCGGGTCTCGGTGCGACGGAAAGCTCTGCATGGGCAGGCTATGGCGCATTACTCGTCGGCGGTACGGCAGCAGCCTATTGCTGGGTGCACGGTGATGGCGATGAAGACGGCGATGGTGTGCCGGACAGTCGCGACAAGTGCCCGCATACGCCTAAAGGCGTGCAGGTCGATGCTGACGGCTGCCCTCCACCAGCCCCTGCACCAGTGGTTGAAGAAGCTGTAGTGGTCAAGGAAGAAACCATCGTCATCCGCGATGTTCACTTCCAGTTCGACAAGGCCACCCTGACGCCTTCCGATAAACAGGTACTCGACAAGGTCGCCACGCGCCTGAAACAGGAATCGAGCACCGCGCGACTGACCGTGACCGGTCATACCGACAGCGTGGGCAGCGATGCCTACAACAAGAAACTGTCGGATCGTCGGGCGCACTCGGTGGTGGAATACCTGATCCATGATGGTGTGCCACGTTCCAGCTTCGTCTCGGTGACCGGTGCCGGTGAAAGCCAGCCAGTGGCGGATAACAAAACCGCCGATGGCCGTGCGCTGAACCGTCGCACGGAAATCAAAATCGAACGCTAG
- a CDS encoding OmpA family protein, protein MSVFSRSVLPVLLLGSLLTGCATHSDGTAPLNQRTWPICSLIGGLVGGGLGAIESGGWAGGGAALGILTGGLICYAQDGDEDGDGVFDRRDRCPDTPANTPVDHRGCPLPQYPVAEKPAEPAPQSEVITLSDAGNVLFDFDKSDLKPAAKSQLDSLMDKLRNADVVSIKVIGHTDGKGSDAYNQALSERRASSVAAYLLSQGLAPDKLTSEGHGKREPVADNETEEGRAQNRRVELHINR, encoded by the coding sequence ATGAGTGTATTCTCAAGGTCCGTCTTGCCGGTGCTGCTGCTTGGCAGCCTCTTGACCGGTTGCGCTACTCACAGCGATGGCACTGCCCCCCTCAATCAACGTACCTGGCCGATCTGCAGCCTCATTGGCGGACTGGTCGGCGGCGGTCTGGGCGCGATTGAAAGCGGTGGCTGGGCCGGTGGCGGCGCAGCGCTGGGGATCCTCACCGGCGGATTGATCTGTTACGCCCAGGATGGCGATGAGGACGGCGATGGCGTGTTCGACCGTCGCGACCGTTGCCCTGACACTCCGGCCAACACCCCGGTCGATCACCGTGGTTGTCCGCTGCCGCAATACCCGGTCGCCGAGAAACCGGCCGAACCGGCCCCGCAATCCGAAGTCATCACCCTGAGCGATGCCGGCAACGTGCTGTTCGACTTCGACAAATCCGACCTCAAACCTGCGGCGAAAAGTCAGCTGGATTCGCTGATGGACAAGTTGCGCAACGCCGATGTGGTGAGCATCAAGGTCATCGGCCACACCGACGGCAAAGGTTCGGACGCTTATAACCAGGCGTTGTCGGAACGTCGCGCGAGCAGCGTGGCGGCCTATCTGCTGAGCCAGGGGCTGGCGCCGGACAAACTCACCAGCGAAGGGCATGGCAAACGGGAACCGGTCGCCGACAACGAGACTGAAGAGGGACGTGCGCAGAATCGTCGTGTGGAACTGCACATCAATCGTTAG
- a CDS encoding DUF1145 domain-containing protein, with amino-acid sequence MKVFCGLGRLLTLVFCCVVLANQLVPFVHPLHLLVNLAAVLLLAIHLLEVLLCNRSLKGRPHPWRDRGRVLLFGVFHLQTIPAPAAPEASHA; translated from the coding sequence ATGAAGGTGTTCTGTGGGCTGGGGCGGTTGTTGACCCTGGTGTTCTGCTGCGTGGTACTGGCCAATCAACTGGTGCCGTTTGTTCATCCGTTGCATCTGCTGGTCAATCTGGCCGCTGTTCTGCTGCTGGCGATCCATCTGCTGGAAGTGCTGCTGTGCAATCGCAGCCTCAAAGGTCGCCCGCACCCGTGGCGTGATCGTGGCCGTGTCCTGCTGTTCGGTGTTTTCCACCTGCAAACCATCCCGGCCCCGGCCGCTCCGGAGGCTTCCCATGCGTAA
- a CDS encoding CopD family protein: MTPFSLVYPLHVLAALVWVGGMFFAWMVLRPAAVKALDGPGRLTLWVEVFQGFFRWVWGAVILLPVTGVGMLHLQHIGFETAPKYVQVMMGLYIVMTALFIRIQALMLPELRTAVQAKDWPAGAAVLGRIRKVVGFNLLVGLALVAIAAARPSF, from the coding sequence ATGACACCTTTTAGCCTCGTTTACCCCCTGCATGTCCTCGCCGCCCTGGTGTGGGTCGGCGGCATGTTTTTCGCCTGGATGGTGCTGCGCCCGGCGGCTGTGAAGGCTCTGGACGGCCCCGGACGACTGACCCTGTGGGTGGAAGTGTTTCAAGGTTTTTTCCGCTGGGTGTGGGGCGCGGTGATTCTGCTGCCGGTGACCGGCGTGGGCATGTTGCATCTGCAGCACATCGGCTTCGAGACGGCGCCGAAGTACGTGCAGGTGATGATGGGCTTGTACATCGTGATGACAGCGCTGTTCATCCGGATTCAAGCATTGATGCTGCCCGAATTGCGCACGGCGGTGCAGGCGAAGGATTGGCCGGCCGGTGCAGCGGTGCTGGGGCGGATTCGCAAGGTGGTGGGGTTCAATCTATTGGTCGGTTTGGCGCTGGTGGCGATTGCCGCGGCGCGGCCGTCGTTCTGA